Proteins from a single region of Natrinema salifodinae:
- a CDS encoding extracellular solute-binding protein, giving the protein MANDSGNRTVSRRTALRVGSAFGVASLSGCLGLFDSGQNAEVPALSEFRGSGALAEGRPAPDGTSIEDLPDLSGDLALYIGGGEGGIYYEFVEMLQEIYPDFEVHPNDNDSASLAQTIVEEVDAGATQADVFWSIDASSLGFVAENDAYESLSDAAVDEVANDQFVGADSAWAGVAGRARAVPYNTDELSASDIPNSVQEFPGTEALQGTMGWAPTYGAFKSFVTAMRLTRGEDETRQWLVDMQEAGTERHSNEFAVSQTVANGALSAGFANHYYAMRVKNDNPDAPIDLAFTEGDAGALINVAGALKVQGTQRGELADAFIRHLLSAEAQEYFATRSFAYPMIAGVEPVGGLPSIDELSPPDIDLAALADLEPTLDLMDEAGVSG; this is encoded by the coding sequence CGGCTGTCTCGGGCTCTTCGACAGCGGGCAAAACGCCGAGGTGCCGGCGCTCTCGGAGTTCCGCGGCTCCGGTGCACTGGCGGAGGGGCGCCCCGCACCGGACGGCACGTCCATCGAGGATCTCCCCGATCTCTCCGGGGACCTCGCGCTTTACATCGGCGGCGGGGAGGGCGGCATCTACTACGAGTTCGTGGAGATGCTACAGGAGATCTACCCCGACTTCGAGGTCCATCCCAACGACAACGACTCGGCGTCGCTGGCCCAGACGATCGTCGAGGAGGTCGACGCCGGTGCGACCCAGGCCGACGTATTCTGGTCGATCGATGCGAGCTCGCTCGGCTTCGTCGCGGAGAACGACGCCTACGAGTCGCTGTCGGACGCGGCCGTCGACGAGGTGGCCAACGACCAGTTTGTCGGCGCTGATAGCGCGTGGGCCGGCGTCGCCGGCCGCGCGCGCGCCGTGCCGTACAACACCGACGAATTGAGCGCCTCCGACATCCCGAACTCCGTTCAGGAGTTCCCTGGGACCGAAGCCCTCCAGGGAACGATGGGGTGGGCGCCGACCTACGGCGCGTTCAAGTCGTTCGTGACGGCCATGCGACTGACCCGGGGCGAAGACGAGACTCGACAGTGGCTCGTCGACATGCAGGAGGCGGGGACCGAGCGCCACAGCAACGAGTTCGCCGTCTCACAGACGGTCGCCAACGGCGCCCTGTCGGCCGGGTTCGCCAATCACTACTACGCGATGCGCGTGAAGAACGATAACCCGGACGCGCCGATCGACCTCGCGTTCACCGAGGGCGACGCCGGCGCGCTGATCAACGTCGCCGGCGCGCTGAAGGTCCAGGGCACCCAGCGCGGCGAACTGGCCGACGCCTTCATCCGTCACCTGCTGTCCGCGGAGGCACAGGAGTACTTCGCGACGCGGAGCTTCGCATACCCGATGATCGCCGGCGTCGAGCCGGTCGGCGGCCTCCCGTCGATCGACGAACTGAGCCCGCCGGACATCGACCTCGCGGCGCTCGCGGATCTGGAACCGACCCTGGATCTAATGGACGAGGCCGGCGTTTCGGGCTAA
- a CDS encoding ABC transporter permease, whose amino-acid sequence MSGRKRVVETIERAADDGSDAIGVGLTLLAAAIAAAVVLPLAWLIGDAVALGGRALELAVAPQTVEVLVRSVALVAVVTGASVLLGVPLAVLTVQGDIPFPRFWTVLTALPLAVPSYLGAFAFVSAFGPQGELADLLAPLGIESLPSVYGFAGAAFVLTLYTYPYVFLTTRASLLSLDGSLVEAARTLNAGRWEAFRRITLPRILPGITAGALLVALYALADFGTPNIMRVEVFTQFIYARYNAFARDYAALLSVQLLTVTAIILAIESRIGVDESGAYESGGHRGTADLDLGAWRYVAILLPTVIGLLSIALPIAVFGMWLFSGGPGYQVGRLSFDWEYGFNSAYVALLAAAASVLVALPIAIGAATSDSRLAALADRVPYVGYATPGIVLAIALLSFSLDVLPSVYKTVPLLVFAYVVRFMPQAIGSIRTSTLQVDQQLVEAARTLGRSRLSAFRSVTLPLILPGIAAGAALVFLTTMKELPATLMLRPLGFETLVTYIWRVEEAGLYGQAAVPALVLVVISGLSMAVMLAQEGR is encoded by the coding sequence ATGTCCGGCCGGAAGCGGGTCGTAGAGACGATCGAGCGGGCCGCCGACGACGGGAGCGACGCGATCGGGGTCGGGCTCACCCTGCTCGCCGCGGCCATCGCGGCCGCTGTCGTGCTCCCGCTGGCCTGGCTGATCGGCGACGCCGTCGCGCTCGGCGGGCGGGCGCTCGAACTCGCCGTCGCTCCGCAGACCGTCGAGGTGCTGGTCCGGAGCGTCGCGCTCGTCGCGGTCGTCACCGGTGCGAGCGTGCTCCTCGGGGTTCCGCTTGCGGTGTTGACGGTTCAGGGAGACATCCCGTTTCCGCGGTTCTGGACCGTGCTCACCGCGTTGCCGCTTGCGGTCCCGAGTTACCTCGGGGCGTTCGCGTTCGTCTCGGCGTTCGGCCCGCAGGGCGAACTCGCCGACCTTCTGGCGCCGCTGGGAATCGAGTCGCTCCCGTCGGTCTACGGGTTCGCCGGCGCTGCGTTCGTGCTGACGCTGTACACCTATCCGTACGTCTTCCTGACGACGCGAGCGTCGCTGCTCTCGCTCGACGGCTCGCTCGTGGAGGCGGCGCGGACGCTCAACGCCGGCCGCTGGGAGGCGTTCCGCCGGATCACGCTGCCGCGGATCCTCCCGGGGATCACCGCCGGCGCATTGCTCGTGGCGCTGTACGCTCTCGCCGACTTCGGCACGCCCAACATCATGCGAGTCGAGGTGTTCACGCAGTTCATCTACGCCCGGTACAACGCCTTCGCCCGCGACTACGCCGCGTTGCTGTCGGTGCAGCTGCTGACCGTGACGGCGATCATCCTCGCGATCGAGTCCCGCATCGGCGTCGACGAATCGGGCGCCTACGAGAGCGGCGGCCACCGCGGGACCGCCGACCTCGACCTCGGCGCCTGGCGGTACGTGGCCATACTACTGCCGACCGTCATCGGCCTGCTGTCGATCGCGCTGCCGATCGCCGTCTTCGGAATGTGGCTGTTCTCGGGCGGTCCCGGCTATCAGGTCGGCCGGCTGAGCTTCGACTGGGAGTACGGCTTCAACTCGGCGTACGTCGCGCTGTTGGCCGCCGCCGCGTCGGTCCTCGTGGCGCTGCCGATCGCGATTGGGGCGGCGACGTCCGACTCGCGCCTGGCGGCGCTGGCCGACCGCGTTCCCTACGTCGGGTACGCGACGCCCGGGATCGTACTGGCGATCGCGCTGCTCAGTTTCAGTCTCGACGTGCTGCCGTCGGTCTACAAGACGGTGCCGCTGCTGGTGTTCGCTTACGTCGTCCGGTTCATGCCGCAGGCGATCGGGTCGATCCGGACCTCGACGCTTCAGGTCGATCAGCAGCTGGTCGAAGCGGCCCGTACGCTGGGCCGGTCGCGACTGAGCGCCTTCCGGTCGGTGACGCTGCCGCTGATTCTGCCGGGAATCGCCGCCGGCGCCGCGCTGGTCTTCCTCACGACGATGAAGGAACTGCCCGCGACGCTAATGCTCCGCCCGCTGGGGTTCGAAACGCTGGTGACCTACATCTGGCGGGTCGAGGAGGCCGGCCTCTACGGCCAGGCGGCCGTGCCGGCGCTCGTTCTCGTCGTCATTTCCGGCCTGTCGATGGCCGTGATGTTGGCGCAGGAGGGACGGTGA
- a CDS encoding ArnT family glycosyltransferase codes for MRRRTWRAAVAAVSLAGAVAVWLFATNLFPYHSLNHDEGVYLQQAAMLLDGRLFLRPPVEEVFRPWFFAEDGGRLYPKYAPVPATIFALGELVGAPRLALAGIAAAVLALVALVVREVFDRRTGIAAAVIVLCSPQFLIETAVFLPYAPTAMLNLAFAYCYLRADRTGDRRWAGAAGAVVGLAFFARPYTAVLFAAPFVVHACWTLRRDFRAALPRQAATAALGLAGVGLALAYNAVVTGSPLLFPYEAFAPLDGLGFGHRQILNHETDYSAGLALRSNGLVLSAFVTEWIAGGVLGAAVAAVGFGVAVRRGLSPRQSVLAGQLLTIPVGNVYFWGNYNLLGNLDRAGDGLIATHGPYYHFDLLLPFAAFAAVGALALVAALRRTADRHLSPGAARAALVAALLVSGLAVGGVTAATLDGKIDRNAAATDTYERVYGPLEGDSIDRSERAVVFLPTPYGDWLTHPFQALRNDPDFDGQRVYAIDERPFAVVDEYPDRSLYRLAYRGTWSPTAGSPSDARLQPVEHASGSAVELNATVAVPARSESLTATVATNDTSATYVAENVSDETTVRLTATDGAVRVRGADWNADGEPIPLSERDDVRITVFVDRGPGGSFSYRFELPVRADDGTVRALTPRVERCTAIRDCGGEAAYVPDGAPNGVSVRTELTVPDERGTDG; via the coding sequence ATGAGACGCCGAACGTGGCGGGCGGCGGTCGCCGCCGTCTCCCTCGCCGGCGCCGTCGCCGTCTGGCTGTTCGCAACGAACCTGTTTCCGTACCACTCGCTCAACCACGACGAGGGCGTCTACCTCCAGCAGGCGGCGATGCTGCTGGACGGGCGGCTCTTCCTTCGCCCGCCCGTCGAGGAGGTCTTCCGCCCGTGGTTCTTCGCCGAGGACGGCGGACGCCTCTACCCGAAGTACGCGCCCGTGCCCGCGACGATCTTCGCGCTCGGCGAACTGGTCGGCGCGCCCCGTCTCGCGCTCGCGGGGATCGCCGCCGCCGTGCTCGCGCTCGTCGCGCTGGTCGTCCGCGAGGTCTTCGACCGTCGGACGGGGATCGCAGCGGCCGTGATCGTCCTCTGTTCGCCGCAGTTCCTGATCGAGACGGCGGTCTTCCTACCGTACGCGCCGACGGCGATGCTCAACCTGGCCTTCGCTTACTGCTACCTTCGGGCCGACCGGACGGGCGATCGGCGCTGGGCCGGTGCGGCCGGCGCGGTCGTCGGCCTGGCCTTCTTCGCGCGCCCCTACACCGCGGTGCTGTTCGCCGCGCCGTTCGTCGTCCACGCGTGCTGGACGCTCCGACGCGACTTCCGCGCGGCGCTCCCGCGCCAGGCCGCGACGGCGGCCCTCGGCCTGGCGGGCGTCGGCCTCGCGCTGGCGTACAACGCCGTCGTGACCGGGTCGCCGCTGCTGTTTCCCTACGAGGCCTTTGCCCCGCTGGACGGGCTCGGCTTCGGGCATCGGCAGATCCTCAATCACGAAACTGACTACAGCGCCGGCCTGGCGCTACGGTCGAACGGCCTGGTGCTGTCCGCGTTCGTCACCGAGTGGATCGCGGGCGGGGTCCTCGGTGCGGCGGTCGCCGCGGTCGGGTTCGGCGTCGCCGTTCGGCGCGGGCTCTCGCCCCGCCAGAGCGTCCTCGCCGGACAACTGCTCACGATCCCCGTCGGGAACGTCTACTTCTGGGGGAACTACAACCTCCTCGGGAACCTCGACCGGGCCGGCGACGGGCTGATCGCCACGCACGGCCCGTACTACCACTTCGATCTCCTGTTGCCGTTCGCGGCCTTCGCCGCCGTGGGCGCGCTGGCGCTGGTCGCCGCCCTCCGGCGGACGGCCGACCGACACCTATCGCCGGGAGCCGCACGCGCAGCGCTCGTCGCGGCGCTGCTCGTCAGCGGACTCGCGGTAGGTGGCGTCACGGCGGCGACCCTCGACGGGAAGATCGACCGGAACGCGGCGGCGACCGACACCTACGAGCGCGTCTACGGGCCCCTCGAAGGGGATTCGATAGACCGGTCCGAACGGGCGGTGGTCTTCCTCCCGACACCGTACGGCGACTGGCTCACCCACCCGTTCCAGGCGCTTCGCAACGATCCGGACTTCGACGGACAGCGGGTGTACGCGATCGACGAGCGGCCGTTCGCCGTCGTCGACGAATACCCCGATCGGTCGCTGTATCGGCTCGCGTATCGAGGCACCTGGTCGCCCACCGCCGGCTCGCCCAGTGACGCCCGGCTCCAGCCGGTCGAGCACGCGTCCGGGTCCGCGGTCGAACTGAACGCCACTGTCGCCGTCCCCGCCAGGTCCGAGAGCCTCACCGCGACCGTCGCGACGAACGATACGAGCGCCACCTACGTCGCCGAGAACGTCTCCGACGAGACGACCGTTCGGTTGACCGCTACCGACGGCGCGGTACGGGTACGGGGAGCGGACTGGAACGCCGACGGCGAACCGATTCCACTCTCGGAGCGGGATGACGTCCGCATAACGGTGTTCGTCGATCGCGGGCCAGGCGGCAGCTTCAGCTACCGGTTCGAACTGCCGGTCCGCGCGGATGACGGGACTGTTCGCGCGCTGACGCCGAGAGTCGAACGGTGTACCGCGATCCGCGACTGCGGCGGCGAAGCGGCGTACGTCCCCGACGGCGCGCCGAACGGCGTCTCCGTTCGGACCGAACTGACCGTCCCGGACGAACGGGGGACCGACGGCTAA
- a CDS encoding pentapeptide repeat-containing protein, with translation MTTATDRCGYVTSSSGVDDAGAVCCWRPTWRETDRCIWHTETVVPEPAYERNAPASDERLDGANFQDAALSGSSFLADHSLVEADFTNAVLDDADLSRTDLRRATFRDVDAHGTSFRSANLHDAVFVFADLRGADFRNARLYRAGLTDVRLNLETEFGTRTVYEDEIATSSSDGDFTARADSVQWVYRELQRLYDENAFPERVHTYYLREMHFRRRHAWLTRDYLQAIKLAGSRWIMHYGTSPWRVVATSLLLIFVCAGLYPLTGGIREVGTDTAITYEIDNPTATPIPVLAQTFLKSLYFSVITFATLGYGDIQPVEGWARAIAGAETLLGSLLMALLVFVLTQSVRH, from the coding sequence ATGACTACGGCTACAGATCGATGCGGGTACGTCACGAGCAGCAGCGGCGTCGACGACGCCGGCGCGGTTTGCTGTTGGCGGCCGACGTGGCGAGAGACCGACCGCTGTATCTGGCACACCGAAACCGTCGTTCCCGAGCCGGCCTACGAACGGAACGCGCCGGCGTCGGACGAGCGGCTCGACGGTGCGAACTTCCAGGATGCGGCGCTGAGCGGGTCGTCGTTTCTCGCGGACCACTCGCTCGTCGAGGCGGACTTCACGAACGCGGTCCTCGACGACGCCGACCTCTCGAGGACGGATCTCCGTCGAGCCACGTTCCGCGACGTCGACGCCCACGGGACGTCGTTTCGGAGCGCGAACCTCCACGACGCGGTGTTCGTCTTCGCCGACCTCCGCGGTGCCGACTTCCGAAACGCGCGGCTCTATCGCGCGGGGCTGACCGACGTCCGGCTCAACCTCGAGACGGAATTCGGTACCCGAACGGTGTACGAAGACGAGATCGCGACGTCGTCGTCGGACGGCGACTTCACGGCACGGGCCGACTCAGTGCAGTGGGTCTACCGGGAGCTCCAGCGACTCTACGACGAGAACGCGTTTCCGGAGCGGGTCCACACCTACTACCTGCGCGAGATGCACTTCCGACGTCGCCACGCCTGGCTGACCCGCGACTACCTCCAGGCGATCAAGCTCGCGGGCTCGCGGTGGATCATGCACTACGGGACGAGTCCGTGGCGCGTCGTCGCGACCTCGCTGCTCCTGATTTTCGTGTGTGCGGGGCTGTACCCGCTGACCGGCGGGATCCGCGAGGTCGGTACCGACACCGCGATCACGTACGAGATCGACAATCCGACCGCTACGCCCATTCCTGTCCTCGCCCAAACGTTCCTCAAGAGCCTCTATTTCAGCGTCATCACGTTCGCCACGCTCGGGTACGGCGACATTCAGCCGGTCGAGGGGTGGGCCCGCGCTATCGCCGGCGCCGAGACCCTGCTCGGGTCGCTGTTGATGGCGCTTCTGGTCTTCGTGCTCACGCAGAGCGTCCGGCACTGA
- a CDS encoding dolichyl-phosphate hexose transferase, whose translation MGTYNEEAAIGRVLSDIEEVTDGQAEVVCVDGSSDRTPEIAREHGATVIEQRPQGYGVAVRAAILEPDRPIVVTTDCDDTYPMEQLPEFLELINEGYDVVSGDRLYHGADAMPAFNRFGNHAFAAIASVLMGTRVHDTTTGMRAYRRDVVESIEWTENTGLSAELLIRPLMRGYDVREQPIEYRERAGETKLDPLKGGAEIAKSVVKVCLEERFGQ comes from the coding sequence ATGGGAACCTACAACGAGGAAGCGGCCATCGGCAGAGTGCTCTCGGACATCGAGGAGGTCACCGACGGCCAGGCGGAGGTCGTCTGCGTCGACGGCTCCTCGGATCGCACGCCCGAGATCGCCCGCGAACACGGCGCGACCGTAATCGAACAGCGACCGCAGGGGTACGGCGTCGCCGTCCGCGCGGCGATCCTGGAACCGGACCGGCCGATCGTCGTGACGACCGACTGCGACGACACCTACCCCATGGAGCAGCTCCCGGAGTTCCTCGAACTGATCAACGAGGGGTACGACGTCGTCAGCGGCGATCGGCTCTACCACGGCGCCGACGCGATGCCGGCGTTCAACCGCTTTGGCAACCACGCCTTCGCCGCGATCGCGAGCGTCCTGATGGGCACTCGCGTCCACGACACGACGACGGGGATGCGCGCCTACCGCCGCGACGTCGTCGAATCGATCGAGTGGACCGAGAACACCGGGCTCTCGGCCGAACTCTTGATCCGCCCGCTGATGCGGGGGTACGACGTCCGCGAGCAGCCGATCGAGTACCGCGAGCGCGCCGGCGAGACGAAGCTCGATCCGCTTAAGGGCGGCGCCGAAATCGCGAAATCGGTCGTCAAAGTCTGTCTCGAAGAGCGGTTCGGGCAGTAG
- a CDS encoding DUF3784 domain-containing protein, whose amino-acid sequence MSLVRLAIVLSSGIFTVALGYQIRYRGMVRLVAGYDPEEVVDGTGLARFVGGLLIAVGAVTAAIGVLDYLDRGGEVLWYAFSAFVIVATAVVIVGSNRYTRS is encoded by the coding sequence ATGTCACTCGTACGACTTGCAATCGTACTTTCGAGCGGGATTTTCACCGTCGCGCTCGGATACCAGATCCGGTATCGAGGGATGGTTCGACTCGTTGCTGGCTACGATCCAGAGGAAGTAGTCGACGGAACCGGTCTGGCGAGGTTTGTTGGCGGATTACTGATCGCCGTCGGGGCCGTTACCGCGGCTATCGGCGTTCTGGATTATCTGGACCGGGGTGGGGAGGTCCTCTGGTACGCGTTCAGCGCGTTTGTTATCGTCGCCACGGCTGTGGTGATCGTCGGATCGAACCGCTATACGCGGTCGTAG
- a CDS encoding GMC family oxidoreductase has product MSGSRPPAESAGFATDADGDADAAADIDRTPVDGADVCVIGAGPAGGIVADRLAAAGHEVVILEAGPWFDPNDRLARQERAIRPAYDRPDVWDGDPDRDAYAASGERFYPLNHARVKGVGGSTLHWQGMVMRLHEDDFDSKSARGVGADWPIDYEDLRPYYAAAERELGVAGADDNPFAPPREQLHPMPAFPPSYSDSLFAEACDELGIAMHSVPNARNSEAYDDRSACVGYGTCQPVCPSGAKYDATVHVERAERKGATVIDRAPVQRLEHGPDAIEAAVYATPDDERHRQAADAFVIACGGVETPRLLLLSESSHYPDGLANSSGLVGKFFMDHLFAGTGGVLDEPTRQNHVGFLTSESHQFYDEADDEFAPFKLEFFNYDGPSPVELALTGDDWGDDLLERLRSEYGNHIGIGALVEQLPREDSRVALDFDRTDDRGNPVPDIRWSVDDRALRTIERVNDIQERILEELGAEITWQVGPDDTGPAYHHMGTTRMGDDPAASVVGPDLRTHDLENCWIASSSVFPTGGAMNPTLTITALALKVVDSIEQS; this is encoded by the coding sequence GTGAGCGGGAGCCGGCCGCCCGCCGAGTCGGCGGGGTTCGCGACCGATGCCGACGGAGACGCGGACGCGGCCGCAGACATCGATCGCACCCCCGTTGACGGCGCCGACGTCTGCGTGATCGGCGCGGGACCCGCGGGCGGAATCGTCGCCGATCGGCTCGCCGCGGCCGGCCACGAGGTCGTGATACTCGAGGCCGGGCCGTGGTTCGATCCGAACGACAGGCTCGCCCGCCAGGAGCGGGCGATCCGACCCGCCTACGACCGCCCGGACGTCTGGGACGGCGACCCCGACCGCGACGCCTACGCGGCGTCGGGCGAGCGGTTCTACCCGTTGAATCACGCCCGCGTCAAGGGCGTCGGCGGCTCGACGCTCCACTGGCAGGGGATGGTGATGCGGCTCCACGAGGATGATTTCGACTCGAAGAGCGCCCGCGGCGTCGGCGCAGATTGGCCCATCGACTACGAGGACCTCCGGCCTTACTACGCCGCGGCCGAGCGCGAACTCGGCGTGGCGGGCGCCGACGACAACCCCTTCGCGCCGCCCCGCGAGCAGCTCCATCCGATGCCGGCGTTCCCGCCCTCCTACAGCGACTCGCTGTTCGCCGAGGCCTGCGACGAACTCGGGATCGCGATGCACTCCGTTCCGAACGCGCGCAACTCCGAAGCCTACGACGATCGGAGCGCCTGCGTCGGCTACGGCACCTGCCAGCCCGTCTGTCCCTCCGGCGCGAAGTACGATGCAACCGTCCACGTCGAACGCGCCGAGCGTAAGGGCGCGACGGTGATCGACCGCGCACCCGTCCAGCGCCTCGAACACGGGCCCGATGCGATCGAGGCCGCCGTCTACGCCACGCCCGACGACGAACGGCACCGCCAGGCGGCCGACGCCTTCGTCATCGCCTGCGGCGGCGTCGAGACCCCGCGGCTCCTGTTGCTCTCCGAGTCGAGTCACTACCCCGACGGCCTGGCCAACTCGAGCGGCCTGGTCGGGAAGTTCTTCATGGACCACCTGTTCGCCGGCACGGGCGGGGTCCTCGACGAGCCGACCAGGCAGAATCACGTCGGCTTCCTCACGAGCGAGTCCCACCAGTTCTACGACGAGGCCGACGACGAGTTCGCGCCGTTCAAACTCGAGTTCTTCAACTACGACGGCCCCTCGCCGGTCGAGCTGGCCCTGACCGGGGACGACTGGGGCGACGATCTCCTAGAGCGCCTGCGGAGCGAGTACGGCAACCACATCGGGATAGGCGCGCTGGTCGAGCAACTGCCCCGCGAGGACAGCCGCGTCGCGCTCGATTTCGATCGGACCGACGATCGAGGCAATCCTGTCCCGGACATCCGCTGGTCGGTCGACGACCGGGCGCTGCGGACCATCGAGCGCGTCAACGACATTCAGGAGCGGATCCTCGAGGAACTCGGCGCGGAAATCACCTGGCAGGTCGGCCCCGACGACACCGGGCCGGCCTACCACCACATGGGGACGACCCGGATGGGCGACGATCCGGCGGCGAGCGTCGTCGGACCGGATCTGCGGACCCACGACCTCGAGAACTGCTGGATCGCCTCGAGCAGCGTCTTCCCGACCGGCGGCGCGATGAACCCGACGCTGACGATCACGGCGCTGGCGCTGAAGGTGGTGGATTCCATAGAACAATCATGA
- a CDS encoding gluconate 2-dehydrogenase subunit 3 family protein, whose protein sequence is MELTRRDAVAALATLGVGGGTLSGCVAPPGSDPVDVERLRETLVAAAEVVYPSEVSGTAAFVEAFLEGRLADPDHTAGVVEAVAALDDNAREWYDDRFAALSTADRDRVLRNVGADDADEDPEGTTAERVRYYVINELLLALYASPTGGKLVGIENPQGHAGGIDTYQRGPGA, encoded by the coding sequence ATGGAACTGACCAGGCGAGACGCGGTCGCCGCGTTGGCCACGCTCGGGGTCGGTGGGGGGACGCTGTCGGGCTGCGTAGCCCCGCCCGGGTCCGACCCGGTCGACGTCGAGCGGCTCCGCGAAACGCTGGTCGCGGCCGCCGAGGTCGTCTACCCGAGCGAGGTCTCCGGCACGGCGGCGTTCGTCGAGGCGTTTCTCGAGGGGCGGCTCGCGGACCCGGACCACACCGCGGGCGTCGTCGAGGCGGTCGCGGCGCTCGACGACAACGCCAGGGAGTGGTACGACGATCGGTTCGCGGCACTGTCGACCGCGGACCGCGACCGGGTCCTCAGGAACGTCGGTGCGGACGACGCCGACGAGGACCCCGAGGGGACGACCGCCGAACGGGTGCGGTACTACGTGATCAACGAACTCCTGCTGGCATTGTACGCCTCGCCGACGGGCGGTAAACTGGTCGGCATCGAGAATCCACAGGGCCACGCGGGCGGAATCGACACCTATCAACGGGGGCCGGGCGCGTGA
- a CDS encoding FG-GAP repeat protein: MERWSASRRRVLRSGSVLAAIGAAGCVGDESDRETDAGDGDETEESGVDEPAVAAELTPESGESGDRFGTAITLDGGAALVGAPGDADAAGYRVGATYGFERSGDDWSRRRAPAPDRDGADVEFGAAVALDGDTALVGAPVDDGSGGFESGSAYAFEWADGDWRRQATLTPDDGGPGGWFGTAVALDGTTALAGAPGDGPGVAYAFERADGDWRRQATLEPQGSESDDRFGTAVALDGATAIVGAPGDGPGVAYAFERTDGTWRRRAAFEPEDADSADRFGAAVAVAGDVVLVGAPRRDFAAGGAGAAYVFERSGEDWRGRVILEPDGDERGFGAAVAVGDGTAIVGAPNSNADPDGTGTANAYERRDGAWRRRANLAPEDADSADGFGTAVALDGTTALVGDDARGPGAAYAFEL; the protein is encoded by the coding sequence ATGGAACGGTGGAGTGCGAGTCGGCGGCGCGTCCTTCGATCCGGGAGCGTCCTCGCGGCGATCGGAGCGGCAGGGTGCGTCGGCGACGAAAGTGACCGAGAGACCGACGCCGGCGACGGCGACGAGACCGAAGAGAGCGGAGTCGACGAACCGGCGGTCGCCGCCGAGCTGACGCCGGAGAGCGGCGAGAGCGGCGACCGGTTCGGGACGGCGATTACGCTCGACGGCGGCGCAGCGCTCGTGGGCGCCCCCGGCGACGCCGACGCCGCCGGATACCGGGTGGGCGCGACGTACGGCTTCGAGCGGTCCGGCGACGATTGGTCGCGGCGCCGGGCGCCGGCACCGGATCGCGACGGCGCGGACGTCGAGTTCGGTGCGGCCGTCGCGCTCGACGGCGACACCGCGCTGGTCGGGGCGCCCGTCGACGACGGCTCCGGCGGGTTCGAGTCCGGATCGGCGTACGCGTTCGAGTGGGCAGACGGGGACTGGCGCCGGCAGGCGACCCTGACGCCCGACGACGGGGGCCCAGGGGGCTGGTTCGGAACGGCCGTCGCGCTCGACGGGACGACCGCGCTCGCGGGCGCGCCAGGCGACGGGCCGGGCGTCGCGTATGCGTTCGAGCGGGCGGACGGGGACTGGCGCCGGCAGGCGACCCTCGAACCCCAGGGCAGCGAGAGCGACGACCGGTTCGGGACGGCGGTCGCGCTCGACGGGGCGACCGCGATCGTGGGCGCCCCGGGTGACGGGCCGGGCGTCGCGTACGCGTTCGAGCGGACAGACGGAACCTGGCGCCGACGGGCAGCCTTCGAACCCGAGGACGCCGACAGCGCCGACCGGTTCGGCGCCGCGGTCGCGGTGGCGGGCGACGTCGTCCTCGTCGGGGCGCCCCGCCGCGATTTCGCCGCCGGCGGGGCGGGGGCGGCGTACGTCTTCGAGCGCTCGGGCGAGGACTGGCGCGGACGGGTGATCCTCGAACCCGACGGCGACGAGCGCGGGTTCGGCGCGGCAGTCGCAGTCGGCGACGGCACTGCAATCGTGGGTGCTCCCAACAGCAACGCCGACCCGGACGGGACGGGGACGGCGAACGCGTACGAGCGCCGCGACGGCGCCTGGCGCCGGCGGGCGAACCTCGCCCCCGAGGACGCCGACAGCGCCGACGGGTTCGGGACGGCCGTCGCGCTCGACGGGACGACCGCGCTCGTCGGCGACGACGCCCGCGGTCCGGGCGCCGCGTACGCGTTCGAACTGTAG